A genomic region of Denticeps clupeoides chromosome 9, fDenClu1.1, whole genome shotgun sequence contains the following coding sequences:
- the ifih1 gene encoding interferon-induced helicase C domain-containing protein 1 isoform X2, with product MEEDVHRIELFRNRLRTLIVVEPVLDLLDFVPDEDKQRIRATLTQKGDICAADALLDAVIRGPRPPGWFVGFVAALETAGCGHAAKYAANEPPSAALEAENDNCVRLINLLQLSLVQMKTRDVCHRCHDRGRLTDEDRQNILAELDNRGPISGARLLLRRIMRNEIGWFSDFLDILRETEHMGLVRELQGEPLADPGEHLTNVYSESASLRDVSDPPADLKTEAQPEGEDVTTNLRRDSLYSSMDTGLDMSPNASLASVSDMDLYSELQDNQSMENLDCSMSECSKGPEGPDIVLHDYQMEVARPALDGNNIIVCLPTGSGKTRVAVYITKQHLDGRSSRGQPGKVVVLVNKVPLVDQHYSTEFGRFLKHRYKVERVSGNSQLKISFPEVIRKNDIIICTAQILENSFSSARGGHEDGIRLSDITLMVIDECHHTQKGGVYNNIMIRYLKQKHRNVQLQKEQKKPVNIPQILGLTASPGVGGARTQQKAEEHILRICANLDAVAIETKELGKEAKDPFKRIQSAAERKEDPFGDVIKGIMEEIHNHADLKPLCDPGTQNYEQWVVQKEQNAAKEENQKVRVCAEHLRQYNEALHQSNTIRMSDAFSFLNKFHAEELKKKYDPEAEESIQITDTERFLFALFKGKKEKLQDLAKHPEYENNSLTLLRETILKEFMGREEARGIIFTKTRLSAIALNQWISENKKFEACGVRASHLIGGGDQSVVKPMTSAEQKDILNKFRLGDINLLIATTVAEEGLDIKECNVVIRYGLVTNEIAMIQARGRGRAEDSSYTLVEMEGSGVAERESVNEYREKMMSRAIQRVQKLPRADYEKKEFQMQAIMEDRVRTKKKQQKSMKTEHPSKVRFSCRQCCAAVCSGQDIAIIENMHHVNVTPQFRELFLVRENTSLQERLLDYEVNGVIACKKCGQRWGSMMLYGGIECPCLHIKNFVVTYNKKNKVFSKWNELAIRFPAFDYVEHAQLVGQEDEDEEEEETE from the exons ATGGAGGAAGATGTCCACCGCATCGAGCTGTTCAGAAACCGATTACGGACCCTGATCGTTGTCGAACCGGTCCTGGACCTGCTGGACTTCGTCCCGGACGAGGACAAGCAGCGCATACGAGCCACGTTAACCCAGAAGGGCGACATCTGCGCCGCCGACGCGCTTCTCGATGCGGTCATCAGGGGTCCGCGGCCGCCGGGCTGGTTCGTGGGGTTCGTCGCCGCGCTGGAGACGGCGGGGTGCGGGCACGCCGCGAAGTACGCCGCGAACGAGCCGCCGAGCGCCGCGCTGGAGGCCGAGAACGACAACTGCGTCCGCCTGATCAACCTGCTGCAGCTGAGCCTGGTGCAGATGAAGACGAGGGACGTGTGCCACCGCTGCCACGATCGGGGACGCTTAACTGATGAGGATCGTCAGAAT ATTTTAGCCGAGCTGGACAATCGGGGACCCATCAGCGGAGCCCGTTTGCTCCTCAGACGCATAATGAGGAACGAAATCGGGTGGTTTTCAGACTTCCTGGATATTTTACGAGAGACGGAGCACATGGGATTGGTCCGAGAGCTGCAAGGAGAGCCTTTGGCTGACCCAGGGG AGCATTTGACAAATGTGTACAGTGAGTCTGCGAGCCTGAGAGACGTCAGTGACCCACCCGCCGATCTCAAAACCGAAGCACAGCCAGAGGGAGAGGATGTCACTACTAACCTCAGGAGAGACAGTTTGTACAGCAGTATGGACACCGGCCTGGATATGTCTCCTAATGCGTCTCTCGCAAGCGTTAGCG ACATGGACCTCTACAGTGAACTGCAGGACAACCAGTCTATGGAAAACCTGGACTGTTCCATGTCAG AATGCAGCAAGGGCCCAGAGGGGCCCGACATTGTTCTACACGACTATCAAATggaggtcgcacggcccgccctgGACGGGAACAACATCATCGTCTGCCTCCCGACAGGAAGCGGTAAAACCCGAGTGGCCGTCTACATAACCAAGCAACATCTGGACGGCAGGAGCAGCCGAGGCCAACCTGGGAaggtggtggtgttggtgaaCAAG GTTCCTTTGGTGGACCAGCACTACTCCACCGAGTTCGGCCGCTTCCTGAAGCACCGCTACAAGGTGGAGCGCGTCAGCGGGAACTCGCAGCTGAAAATCTCCTTCCCCGAGGTCATCCGGAAAAACGACATCATCATCTGCACGGCGCAGATCCTGGAGAACTCCTTCAGCAGCGCGCGGGGCGGCCACGAGGACGGGATCCGCCTGTCAG ATATCACACTGATGGTCATAGACGAGTGCCACCACACGCAGAAGGGCGGGGTCTACAACAACATCATGATCCGTTACCTGAAGCAGAAACACAGGAACGTCCAGCTGCAGAAGGAGCAGAAGAAGCCAGTGAACATCCCACAAATCCTGGGCCTCACGGCCTCGCCCGGCGTCGGGGGAGCCAGGACCCAGCAGAAAGCTGAGGAGCACATTCTCCGA aTCTGTGCAAATTTGGACGCCGTCGCAATTGAGACGAAGGAGCTGGGGAAGGAGGCTAAAGATCCTTTCAAAAGGATCCAGAGTGCTGCAGAGCGGAAGGAG GACCCATTTGGAGATGTTATCAAAGGGATAATGGAGGAGATTCATAACCATGCAGACCTGAAGCCGCTCTGTGACCCCGGCACACAGAACTACGAGCAGTGGGTGGTGCAGAAGGAGCAGAATG CCGCAAAAGAAGAGAACCAGAAAGTGCGGGTGTGTGCCGAGCATCTCCGCCAGTACAACGAGGCCTTGCACCAGAGCAACACCATCCGTATGTCGGATGCCTTCAGCTTCCTCAACAAGTTTCACGCCGAAGAGCTGAAAAAGAAATACGACCCCGAGGCCGAGGAGAGCATTCAAATAACAGACACCGAAAGATTCCTTTTTGCATTGTTTAAAG GAAAGAAGGAGAAGCTGCAGGATCTGGCCAAGCACCCCGAGTACGAGAACAACTCGCTGACCTTGCTGAGAGAGACCATACTGAAGGAGTTCATGGGCAGAGAGGAGGCCAGGGGCATTATCTTCACCAAAACCCGCCTAAGCGCCATCGCACTCAACCAGTGGATCAGTGAGAACAAGAAGTTCGAGGCATGTGGAGTCAGGGCCAGCCACCTGATTGGGGGAGGAGACCAGAGCGTTGTGAAACCCATGACTTCC GCTGAACAGAAGGACATTTTGAACAAATTTCGCCTAGGAGACATCAATCTGCTCATTGCAACGACGGTGGCGGAGGAAGGCCTTGACATAAAGGAGTGCAACGTTGTCATCCGATACGGCCTTGTGACCAACGAGATCGCCATGATTCAG GCTCGAGGCCGGGGGAGAGCCGAAGACAGCAGCTACACGCTGGTGGAGATGGAGGGTTCCGGAGTGGCAGAGCGCGAGAGTGTCAACGAGTACAGGGAGAAGATGATGAGCAGGGCCATCCAGAGGGTGCAGAAGCTGCCCCGGGCCGACTACGAGAAGAAA GAGTTCCAGATGCAGGCAATAATGGAGGACAGGGTGCGCACCaagaagaagcagcagaagaGCATGAAGACGGAGCACCCGTCCAAGGTTCGATTCAGCTGCCGGCAGTGCTGCGCGGCGGTCTGCTCCGGCCAGGACATTGCGATCATCGAGAACATGCACCACGTCAACGTGACCCCACAGTTCAG GGAGCTGTTCTTGGTGCGAGAAAACACCTCGCTGCAAGAGAGGCTGCTGGACTACGAGGTCAACGGGGTCATAGCCTGTAAAAAGTGCGGACAG AGGTGGGGTTCCATGATGCTCTACGGTGGGATCGAGTGCCCCTGTCTCCACATCAAGAACTTCGTGGTGACGTACAACAAGAAAAACAAGGTGTTCAGCAAATGGAACGAGCTGGCCATCAGGTTCCCGGCCTTCGATTATGTCGAGCACGCACAACTCGTCGGCCaagaggacgaggacgaggaggaggaggaaacggAGTGA
- the ifih1 gene encoding interferon-induced helicase C domain-containing protein 1 isoform X1: MEEDVHRIELFRNRLRTLIVVEPVLDLLDFVPDEDKQRIRATLTQKGDICAADALLDAVIRGPRPPGWFVGFVAALETAGCGHAAKYAANEPPSAALEAENDNCVRLINLLQLSLVQMKTRDVCHRCHDRGRLTDEDRQNILAELDNRGPISGARLLLRRIMRNEIGWFSDFLDILRETEHMGLVRELQGEPLADPGEHLTNVYSESASLRDVSDPPADLKTEAQPEGEDVTTNLRRDSLYSSMDTGLDMSPNASLASVSDMDLYSELQDNQSMENLDCSMSECSKGPEGPDIVLHDYQMEVARPALDGNNIIVCLPTGSGKTRVAVYITKQHLDGRSSRGQPGKVVVLVNKVPLVDQHYSTEFGRFLKHRYKVERVSGNSQLKISFPEVIRKNDIIICTAQILENSFSSARGGHEDGIRLSDITLMVIDECHHTQKGGVYNNIMIRYLKQKHRNVQLQKEQKKPVNIPQILGLTASPGVGGARTQQKAEEHILRICANLDAVAIETKELGKEAKDPFKRIQSAAERKEDPFGDVIKGIMEEIHNHADLKPLCDPGTQNYEQWVVQKEQNAAKEENQKVRVCAEHLRQYNEALHQSNTIRMSDAFSFLNKFHAEELKKKYDPEAEESIQITDTERFLFALFKGKKEKLQDLAKHPEYENNSLTLLRETILKEFMGREEARGIIFTKTRLSAIALNQWISENKKFEACGVRASHLIGGGDQSVVKPMTSAEQKDILNKFRLGDINLLIATTVAEEGLDIKECNVVIRYGLVTNEIAMIQARGRGRAEDSSYTLVEMEGSGVAERESVNEYREKMMSRAIQRVQKLPRADYEKKVKEFQMQAIMEDRVRTKKKQQKSMKTEHPSKVRFSCRQCCAAVCSGQDIAIIENMHHVNVTPQFRELFLVRENTSLQERLLDYEVNGVIACKKCGQRWGSMMLYGGIECPCLHIKNFVVTYNKKNKVFSKWNELAIRFPAFDYVEHAQLVGQEDEDEEEEETE, translated from the exons ATGGAGGAAGATGTCCACCGCATCGAGCTGTTCAGAAACCGATTACGGACCCTGATCGTTGTCGAACCGGTCCTGGACCTGCTGGACTTCGTCCCGGACGAGGACAAGCAGCGCATACGAGCCACGTTAACCCAGAAGGGCGACATCTGCGCCGCCGACGCGCTTCTCGATGCGGTCATCAGGGGTCCGCGGCCGCCGGGCTGGTTCGTGGGGTTCGTCGCCGCGCTGGAGACGGCGGGGTGCGGGCACGCCGCGAAGTACGCCGCGAACGAGCCGCCGAGCGCCGCGCTGGAGGCCGAGAACGACAACTGCGTCCGCCTGATCAACCTGCTGCAGCTGAGCCTGGTGCAGATGAAGACGAGGGACGTGTGCCACCGCTGCCACGATCGGGGACGCTTAACTGATGAGGATCGTCAGAAT ATTTTAGCCGAGCTGGACAATCGGGGACCCATCAGCGGAGCCCGTTTGCTCCTCAGACGCATAATGAGGAACGAAATCGGGTGGTTTTCAGACTTCCTGGATATTTTACGAGAGACGGAGCACATGGGATTGGTCCGAGAGCTGCAAGGAGAGCCTTTGGCTGACCCAGGGG AGCATTTGACAAATGTGTACAGTGAGTCTGCGAGCCTGAGAGACGTCAGTGACCCACCCGCCGATCTCAAAACCGAAGCACAGCCAGAGGGAGAGGATGTCACTACTAACCTCAGGAGAGACAGTTTGTACAGCAGTATGGACACCGGCCTGGATATGTCTCCTAATGCGTCTCTCGCAAGCGTTAGCG ACATGGACCTCTACAGTGAACTGCAGGACAACCAGTCTATGGAAAACCTGGACTGTTCCATGTCAG AATGCAGCAAGGGCCCAGAGGGGCCCGACATTGTTCTACACGACTATCAAATggaggtcgcacggcccgccctgGACGGGAACAACATCATCGTCTGCCTCCCGACAGGAAGCGGTAAAACCCGAGTGGCCGTCTACATAACCAAGCAACATCTGGACGGCAGGAGCAGCCGAGGCCAACCTGGGAaggtggtggtgttggtgaaCAAG GTTCCTTTGGTGGACCAGCACTACTCCACCGAGTTCGGCCGCTTCCTGAAGCACCGCTACAAGGTGGAGCGCGTCAGCGGGAACTCGCAGCTGAAAATCTCCTTCCCCGAGGTCATCCGGAAAAACGACATCATCATCTGCACGGCGCAGATCCTGGAGAACTCCTTCAGCAGCGCGCGGGGCGGCCACGAGGACGGGATCCGCCTGTCAG ATATCACACTGATGGTCATAGACGAGTGCCACCACACGCAGAAGGGCGGGGTCTACAACAACATCATGATCCGTTACCTGAAGCAGAAACACAGGAACGTCCAGCTGCAGAAGGAGCAGAAGAAGCCAGTGAACATCCCACAAATCCTGGGCCTCACGGCCTCGCCCGGCGTCGGGGGAGCCAGGACCCAGCAGAAAGCTGAGGAGCACATTCTCCGA aTCTGTGCAAATTTGGACGCCGTCGCAATTGAGACGAAGGAGCTGGGGAAGGAGGCTAAAGATCCTTTCAAAAGGATCCAGAGTGCTGCAGAGCGGAAGGAG GACCCATTTGGAGATGTTATCAAAGGGATAATGGAGGAGATTCATAACCATGCAGACCTGAAGCCGCTCTGTGACCCCGGCACACAGAACTACGAGCAGTGGGTGGTGCAGAAGGAGCAGAATG CCGCAAAAGAAGAGAACCAGAAAGTGCGGGTGTGTGCCGAGCATCTCCGCCAGTACAACGAGGCCTTGCACCAGAGCAACACCATCCGTATGTCGGATGCCTTCAGCTTCCTCAACAAGTTTCACGCCGAAGAGCTGAAAAAGAAATACGACCCCGAGGCCGAGGAGAGCATTCAAATAACAGACACCGAAAGATTCCTTTTTGCATTGTTTAAAG GAAAGAAGGAGAAGCTGCAGGATCTGGCCAAGCACCCCGAGTACGAGAACAACTCGCTGACCTTGCTGAGAGAGACCATACTGAAGGAGTTCATGGGCAGAGAGGAGGCCAGGGGCATTATCTTCACCAAAACCCGCCTAAGCGCCATCGCACTCAACCAGTGGATCAGTGAGAACAAGAAGTTCGAGGCATGTGGAGTCAGGGCCAGCCACCTGATTGGGGGAGGAGACCAGAGCGTTGTGAAACCCATGACTTCC GCTGAACAGAAGGACATTTTGAACAAATTTCGCCTAGGAGACATCAATCTGCTCATTGCAACGACGGTGGCGGAGGAAGGCCTTGACATAAAGGAGTGCAACGTTGTCATCCGATACGGCCTTGTGACCAACGAGATCGCCATGATTCAG GCTCGAGGCCGGGGGAGAGCCGAAGACAGCAGCTACACGCTGGTGGAGATGGAGGGTTCCGGAGTGGCAGAGCGCGAGAGTGTCAACGAGTACAGGGAGAAGATGATGAGCAGGGCCATCCAGAGGGTGCAGAAGCTGCCCCGGGCCGACTACGAGAAGAAA GTGAAGGAGTTCCAGATGCAGGCAATAATGGAGGACAGGGTGCGCACCaagaagaagcagcagaagaGCATGAAGACGGAGCACCCGTCCAAGGTTCGATTCAGCTGCCGGCAGTGCTGCGCGGCGGTCTGCTCCGGCCAGGACATTGCGATCATCGAGAACATGCACCACGTCAACGTGACCCCACAGTTCAG GGAGCTGTTCTTGGTGCGAGAAAACACCTCGCTGCAAGAGAGGCTGCTGGACTACGAGGTCAACGGGGTCATAGCCTGTAAAAAGTGCGGACAG AGGTGGGGTTCCATGATGCTCTACGGTGGGATCGAGTGCCCCTGTCTCCACATCAAGAACTTCGTGGTGACGTACAACAAGAAAAACAAGGTGTTCAGCAAATGGAACGAGCTGGCCATCAGGTTCCCGGCCTTCGATTATGTCGAGCACGCACAACTCGTCGGCCaagaggacgaggacgaggaggaggaggaaacggAGTGA